From a single Girardinichthys multiradiatus isolate DD_20200921_A chromosome 17, DD_fGirMul_XY1, whole genome shotgun sequence genomic region:
- the dram1 gene encoding DNA damage-regulated autophagy modulator protein 1, with protein sequence MFWFMQGLCFLPVFLVVWSSCTFIVPYLIALFRGDVDIIFPYISDTGANPPESCIFGLMTFISACAGCATIYTRYKYVEKLSEQNSLVKPCLNKATLLLGIIACFGMCIVATFQETVVTSVHDFGALTFFITGVVYIILQSVLSFKAYPYGSSICVCRARLVIATIAAAAFFPTVICAYFVTQTTLHRHTYDKDYRFHVVSAVCEWIVAFSFICFFLTYIEDFKIFKLQVRTEYQD encoded by the exons ATGTTCTGGTTCATGCAAGGGCTGTGCTTCCTGCCCGTGTTTCTGGTCGTCTGGTCCTCCTGTACTTTCATTGTCCCCTACCTTATTGCGCTCTTCAGAGGCGATGTGGACATCATCTTCCCCTATATAAG TGATACAGGTGCAAATCCACCCGAGAGCTGCATTTTTGGCCTGATGACCTTCATTTCTGCATGCGCag GATGTGCCACCATATATACCAGATACAAGTATGTGGAGAAGCTGAGTGAGCAAAATAGCCTTGTGAAACCATGCCTCAATAAAGCCACACTCTTGCTTGGTATAATTGCCTGTTTCGGGATGTGCATTGTTGCTACTTTCCAG GAAACAGTAGTGACCTCAGTCCATGATTTTGGAGCACTGACTTTTTTCATCACTGGAGTTGTTTACATAATCCTGCAGTCTGTACTGTCATTCAAAGCATATCCTTATGGGTCGTCCATCTGTGTGTGTCGAGCCCGTTTGGTCATCGCAACCATCGCTGCAGCTGCATTTTTTCCCA CTGTCATCTGTGCATATTTCGTCACACAAACCACCCTCCACAGGCATACATATGACAAG GACTATCGCTTCCATGTAGTCAGTGCCGTCTGCGAGTGGATTGTTGCCTTCAGCTTCATCTGCTTCTTCCTCACATACATTGAGGATTTCAAA ATTTTTAAGTTGCAAGTGAGGACAGAATATCAGGACTAG